One genomic region from Balaenoptera musculus isolate JJ_BM4_2016_0621 chromosome X, mBalMus1.pri.v3, whole genome shotgun sequence encodes:
- the LOC118888652 gene encoding melanoma-associated antigen 10-like, with translation MSELRQPEADLQAPVQAQGPVEAQLFGAAGEEAASPSSSSSPVAPSFSACAESLPQEALTVLKSHLVVFLLLKYRAKEPICKAEMLNMVLHDYEDHFPVVFSQACECMQLVFGMDVKEVDPRECTYVLVPTLGLTCDAVLSDGQSMPKAGLLVMLLGVIALYVDHAPEEEVWEALSVMGVYAGREHCIYGEPRELLTKVWVQEGYLEYRQVPHSDPARYGFLWGPRAYAETSKWQVLEHLLRVSGWDLRSFPSLCAEGVSDEEEGA, from the coding sequence ATGAGCGAGCTGCGCCAGCCTGAGGCAGACCTTCAGGCCCCAGTCCAGGCCCAGGGCCCGGTGGAGGCGCAGCTGTTCGGGGCTGCGGGCGAGGAGGCCGCATccccctcgtcctcctcctcccccgtcGCCCCCTCCTTCTCCGCCTGTGCCGAGTCCTTGCCCCAGGAGGCACTTACTGTGCTGAAGTCTCACCTGGTGGTATTCCTGCTCCTCAAGTATCGCGCCAAGGAGCCGATCTGCAAGGCGGAGATGCTGAATATGGTCCTCCATGACTATGAGGACCACTTCCCTGTGGTCTTCAGCCAGGCTTGCGAGTGCATGCAGCTGGTGTTTGGCATGGACGTGAAGGAGGTGGACCCCCGCGAGTGCACCTACGTCCTGgtccccaccctgggcctcacCTGTGATGCAGTGCTGAGCGACGGGCAGAGCATGCCCAAGGCCGGCCTCCTGGTGATGCTACTGGGCGTGATCGCCCTGTACGTTGACCACGCCCCTGAGGAGGAGGTCTGGGAAGCACTTAGCGTGATGGGGGTGTATGCAGGGAGGGAGCACTGCATCTATGGGGAGCCCAGGGAGCTCCTCACCAAAGTGTGGGTGCAGGAGGGCTACCTGGAGTACCGGCAGGTGCCCCACAGCGACCCCGCCCGCTACGGGTTCCTGTGGGGTCCCCGGGCCTACGCGGAGACCAGCAAGTGGCAGGTCCTGGAGCATCTGCTCAGGGTCAGTGGATGGGATCTCAGGTCCTTCCCATCCCTGTGTGCAGAGGGTGTGAGCGATGAGGAAGAGGGGGCCTGA